In Salvelinus alpinus chromosome 19, SLU_Salpinus.1, whole genome shotgun sequence, the genomic stretch CAGCGTGAATGCACATGTGGAAATTGAATATCAACAGGGAAACTCTCAGCGGTTGTAATTGATTAACGTTTTATTaaaaagtatggatttcagcaaacaaaggcGCGCAtcaacagaggacaaacataggtacaggGAAGGTTTAAGAATGCATTTTTTAGTATAGACGCATAGCTGGGCGCAGCCAAGACAACCTGAGCATCCAACGAACTTAAAGCTGGATCTATCATTTTTTTTGCCGACAAATCACGACTTGCCAGCAAATGTATATCTTGTTTTTCTTTTTATTTCCTTCCTGACAGCAAATGTAAACAAAAGTATTTGTGGACAGAGGGACGTCAGTTCGTTGTCAAGCCAACGTGCCACCAATTTTGTCGCAGCTTTTTAACGTCATCATTATTTAGGAACGTCAGCGACGCACGTTACTTCGCTTCAGTAAAAACCCAACAATCAAAGCTGTGAGAGCAGCCACATTTCTGCGTATTCATGGCAAATGGGTGTAAAGATATGCTTTTTGCTCGTGGAGCTGGACAAGTAAGTTATAATTTATATAGTTACTCAGTAAGTAGATAACTGCGTAGATTGGCTTGCTAACTAGTAGCTATTGTTGAATTTAAGCTAATGGTTGCAGATTCGCTAGATACCAACtaagttagccacctagctaacgtgaGATAGATAGCGAGCTACTCGATAGCACCGGACTATTAGTGTTAGCAGCACAGATGTAGGGTTAATTTTCATAATCTTTGGTGTTAGTGGGAACAAGTCAGATTGCCAGTTGATATGCCAGCAGCAGTCACTAAAAAGACTGATGGCCAATTCCAAATGTAGTTAGCGGGAACCAGGAAGGTCACATAGCATTGGATATGTTTTACTATCTAGCAATTACCTGCTAGTTAGCTTGGCCACCTAGTTATGACACATTTATTATGCAGCTATGAATATTGAGCAGTGCATCACGACAAGCTAGATGGAATATTGGCTAGCAAGTAGAAAGCATAATGTAAGGGATGGATCGAAATGTACAGAATGCgtacctggaggaaaatggggcagggtcatgctttttcaatttcagtcaaggggagggtcatgtaatttatAATttattaaatttcaatatttctcagtgttttagaatgAGTTGCTTATGAGGCTATATATCGATGTGTGCCAGATGCtgcccctcatctctgattctccgcGGGGCGCGATATCAATtgcgcctataggctatttagtgtggtctcaatgaaatgatctataggctacgaagtgcatgctcggagaagcACAGCGCAAATTTATATTTAtaagatagctgctgggatggtgtaaatacaACTGGGCTGCATTACACTGCTATGGATATTCCAATCTGCTCTTACTTATCAACAACTTGTTGTGTGCTGCCTAACTCATGGCTGTGCTGTATAGTCCTATGGtggcagttcaggaggagagtcaaaggtTTCTTCCCCCCCAAAATATGTCATTAGGCCTATGCACTatctatgttctgttcagtttgagaaggagagcgCAACGATGAGATGGAGGACCCGAGGTCAACTTTGAGAGCTCGCTACTACTATAATAGTTTTGtattaaaaacaatatgtttattacccatttttgtatttttgtatttttctgtgtatttttgtatttttctgagttaatgacctcacaataagccagatgTAAGTAACATACATTTTGGTGCTGAAGATTCAATCAGCATCACTGCACAATCCATCtgaaatggacagctcatggtgctgaaagtaagcaaattggagtcggCTAAATTCATTTCAACCATCTTCATTTTAATTATactttactaacaacaagagggctttgtgttggatcCTATTTCATCCTATTTGAGAAGTAGGTCATGTAATTAGCTACGTTACATGCCCatagagagcattgcattgtagATTTTGTAGTCggcttgagctgcaacagatttccacaacgaTTTTCTGTTTTGCTACCAACCATATTATAATGTCAAAttgaaacatttgttcacaaaaaatacTGTTCTCGCATATTAGTGTTATTCAACACCCTAAATTAAAGGAATGAGTGGGTTTGGGTGGATTTTACATGAAGGAACCTTCTaacttatgtaaccataccaactgTAACATATCACGCTAATTTGAGTATCCCTGATTTACATTTActgtgttacgtctagtctatgagacccgCCGGGGAAAGACGTGACTGATGCATACGGGAATAGCAttgttttgtttctttgacattcagaggctgagaTACAACCTTTGATAGCAGAGGAAACAAAAAAATAGGCTTTGCTTGGAAAGTAATTTAATTTGGTTCACTACCAATTGATTAAAGAGagcttttagggaaacacttgACACCTTCTCTCGTTGGGTTACGCCAcggaagaagagtagccagcagttaaagTTGGCATTTTTCTGCGTCGGTAGACCTTCTCTGTCTGGTAAGCCTACTCTGTCTGGTAGGCCTTCTCTGTCTGGTAGGTCTAACTTTTGAAAGTGCTTACTCATATCCTTAATGACTTCTCAGATtgaattatttgcaaacagggacagCTTCGTTGCAAACAAGGCACACTGATTTGGCGTCGGAGAAATATAAGATGAACACGCACGCCTATACCTCGATTTCTCGAACCTGCAAATACGATGATAGATTCATGCGATGCTTTTTACTATAAAGGAGATCTTTCCACCCCTACTGTTGTCCACGGTGGTCTGCGAACCTACAACcggtttctccatgtaacccttattataaataacgttctTACTCTAAGTTTCTCAGATGATTAATCTAATTGTATTTTTCTCCTAGAGTGATGATTCTGACATCTGGGATGACACTGCACTGATAAAGGCCTACGACAAAGCAGTTGCGTCATTTAAGGTGCCTCTACAGTGTTGTTATAGCATTCTGTTGACtgtgttcttattttcctcataTGGATTGATAATTGGGTTGAGAAACATGCATCGGTATCATGCCATTACACAGCTACGGTTTGTGCATTATGGTAGGCAAACACGTCTCCTAAAGTAGCATCTCAGAAAAGTATCCTTGAAAATGTTCTGTTATCCCTCTGACGTCATGATACTTTTTTCACCATTGATCTTGACTGTCAGACTGCCCTGAAGGATGAGGAGGACACGACAATCTCAAAGAAAGACAACCCTGGCAAGAAACGGAAAAACCACAAAAAGAACCGCAGCAGAAAGAGAAGCGGTGCTCCTTCCGATAAAGAGGTAGGTACTGCCcaataatacaaatactgttAAATGAAAGGGTCTAGCCTGACAGATGTACCACAATTATCGTGTTGCAGTGGCAAGTCGGCGAGCCCTGCTGTGCCTACTGGTCTGAAGACGGCAAGCTTTACGCTGCCACCATCTCCTCCATAGACGACAAGAGGGGCACCTGTATAGTTGTGTTCACAGACTATGGGAACGAGGAGGAGCAGAACCTCCGAGACCTTCTGACTGAGAGCTCCGAGGTAGAGGAGGAAGCCCCCGACAAGGTACG encodes the following:
- the LOC139545773 gene encoding survival motor neuron protein 1-like; the encoded protein is MANGCKDMLFARGAGQSDDSDIWDDTALIKAYDKAVASFKTALKDEEDTTISKKDNPGKKRKNHKKNRSRKRSGAPSDKEWQVGEPCCAYWSEDGKLYAATISSIDDKRGTCIVVFTDYGNEEEQNLRDLLTESSEVEEEAPDKVKEAESSTKESDRSSAPQPHSHAPRSKPKSKSPKVPPMWGPGFPGFPPGPPPMPGFRTGDSRRPGASGPAPPGWPPMMASGPPMIPPPPPMSPDGEDDEALGSMLIAWYMSGYHTGYYLGLKQGRKEAAGKKAHHK